The Streptomyces sp. Alt3 genome has a segment encoding these proteins:
- a CDS encoding CitMHS family transporter, whose product MLTVLGFAMIATFLVLIMTKKMSPIASLVLIPALFCVAVGQGAKLGDYVIEGVGTLAPTAAMLMFAIVYFGVMIDVGLFDPIVRAILRFCKADPMRIVVGTALLAAIVSLDGDGSTTFMITVSAMYPLYKRLKMSLVVMTCVAATANGVMNTLPWGGPTARAATALKVDAADIFVPMIPALAMGLLAVVLLAFVLGRRERKRLGTLTLDEALVTEPETVLVGAGGGDRLTKTPKGRPGTATGPGTAAGAGGAGSADVAEDEDEEQEFKGLDPNRSTLRPKLYWFNAGLTVALLAAMIMEVMPIPVLFLIGAALALTVNFPRMPDQRARIAAHADNVLNVSGMVFAAAVFTGVLTGTGMVEHMADWLVGAIPDAMGPHMAVVTGVLSLPLTYFMSNDGFYFGVLPVLAEAGAAHGVSHLEIARASIAGQPLHMSSPLVPAVYVLVGMAKVEFGDHTRFTVKWAVLTSLVVLGAGILFGII is encoded by the coding sequence ATGTTGACAGTCCTCGGCTTCGCCATGATCGCGACCTTCCTGGTCCTGATCATGACGAAGAAGATGTCCCCGATCGCGTCACTGGTCCTGATCCCCGCCCTGTTCTGCGTGGCCGTAGGGCAGGGCGCGAAGCTGGGTGACTACGTCATCGAAGGGGTCGGCACCCTCGCGCCGACCGCGGCGATGCTGATGTTCGCCATCGTCTACTTCGGCGTGATGATCGACGTCGGCCTCTTCGACCCGATCGTCCGGGCCATCCTGCGCTTCTGCAAGGCCGACCCGATGCGGATCGTCGTCGGTACGGCTCTGCTCGCCGCGATCGTCTCGCTCGACGGTGACGGGTCCACCACCTTCATGATCACGGTCTCGGCCATGTACCCGCTCTACAAGCGGCTGAAGATGAGCCTGGTCGTGATGACCTGCGTCGCCGCCACCGCGAACGGGGTCATGAACACCCTGCCCTGGGGCGGCCCCACCGCCCGGGCGGCCACCGCCCTCAAGGTGGACGCGGCCGACATCTTCGTGCCCATGATCCCCGCCCTGGCCATGGGCCTCCTCGCCGTCGTCCTCCTCGCCTTCGTCCTGGGCCGCCGCGAGCGCAAGCGGCTCGGCACGCTCACCCTCGACGAGGCGCTGGTGACCGAGCCCGAGACCGTCCTCGTCGGCGCGGGCGGCGGGGACCGGCTCACGAAGACGCCGAAGGGCCGCCCCGGCACCGCGACCGGCCCCGGCACCGCTGCCGGCGCCGGTGGTGCGGGGAGTGCGGACGTCGCCGAGGACGAGGACGAGGAGCAGGAGTTCAAGGGCCTCGACCCCAACAGGTCCACGCTGCGCCCCAAGCTCTACTGGTTCAACGCCGGCCTCACCGTGGCCCTGCTGGCCGCGATGATCATGGAAGTCATGCCGATCCCCGTGCTCTTCCTGATCGGCGCGGCCCTCGCCCTCACCGTCAACTTCCCCCGCATGCCCGACCAGCGGGCCAGGATCGCGGCCCACGCCGACAACGTGCTCAACGTCTCCGGCATGGTCTTCGCCGCCGCCGTCTTCACCGGCGTGCTCACCGGCACCGGTATGGTCGAGCACATGGCGGACTGGCTCGTCGGGGCGATCCCCGACGCCATGGGCCCGCACATGGCCGTCGTCACCGGCGTGCTGAGCCTCCCCCTCACCTACTTCATGTCCAACGACGGCTTCTACTTCGGAGTGCTGCCCGTGCTTGCCGAGGCCGGCGCCGCCCACGGCGTCTCCCACCTGGAGATCGCCCGCGCGTCCATCGCCGGTCAGCCGCTGCACATGTCGTCCCCACTCGTGCCCGCCGTCTACGTCCTGGTCGGCATGGCCAAGGTCGAGTTCGGTGACCACACCCGGTTCACCGTCAAGTGGGCCGTGCTCACCTCTCTGGTGGTCCTCGGCGCCGGAATCCTCTTCGGAATCATCTGA
- a CDS encoding MFS transporter — MPPEPRPGRGWLLRLVIAFAFAQGAVSMARPAVSYRALSLGADERAIGVIAGVYALLPLFAAVPLGRRTDHGRCAPLLPVGVLLIGGGCALSGTSGSLTTLAAWSGVMGLGHLCFVIGAQSLVARQSPPAEQDRNFGHFTIGASLGQLIGPIAAGFLISEKDGAMARTSALALLVSAAVAAVSLTSLWRIEHRRTAGSSRKAGPKVPVGSILRTRGVPAGIFISLAVLSATDILTAYLPVVGEHRGIAPATVGLLLSLRAAATIACRLVMTPVLRLVGRTALLSATCLLGGLLCAAVALPVPVWGLAVMLAVLGFCLGFGQPLSMTTVVQAAPAAARSTALALRLTGNRLGQVAAPAAAGLIAGVAGTAAPFVMLGALLVGAAGLGLRGGGTDAAAPGPTSSAPAPRAGRSRAERNPA, encoded by the coding sequence ATGCCTCCGGAACCACGGCCCGGCAGGGGCTGGCTGCTGCGCCTCGTCATCGCCTTCGCCTTCGCGCAGGGGGCGGTGTCGATGGCGCGGCCCGCCGTCTCCTACCGGGCTCTCTCGCTGGGCGCCGACGAGCGCGCGATCGGCGTCATCGCCGGCGTGTACGCGCTCCTGCCGCTCTTCGCCGCCGTACCCCTGGGCCGGCGGACCGACCACGGGCGCTGCGCACCGCTGCTGCCGGTCGGGGTCCTCCTGATCGGCGGCGGCTGCGCGCTCAGCGGCACCTCCGGCTCCCTCACGACGCTGGCCGCCTGGAGCGGGGTCATGGGCCTCGGCCACCTCTGCTTCGTCATCGGCGCCCAGTCGCTCGTCGCCAGGCAGTCCCCGCCGGCGGAACAGGACCGCAACTTCGGCCACTTCACCATCGGCGCCTCCCTCGGCCAGCTGATCGGCCCGATCGCCGCGGGCTTCCTCATCTCCGAGAAGGACGGCGCGATGGCCCGTACGAGCGCCCTCGCGCTGCTCGTCTCGGCCGCCGTCGCCGCCGTCTCCCTCACCTCGCTGTGGCGCATCGAGCACCGCAGGACCGCCGGATCGTCCCGGAAGGCGGGCCCGAAGGTGCCGGTGGGCAGCATCCTGCGCACCCGCGGGGTCCCGGCCGGCATCTTCATCAGCCTCGCCGTGCTCAGCGCCACCGACATCCTCACCGCCTATCTGCCGGTGGTCGGCGAGCACCGAGGTATCGCGCCCGCCACCGTGGGCCTGCTGCTCAGCCTCCGGGCCGCCGCCACCATCGCCTGCCGGCTCGTGATGACACCCGTGCTGCGCCTGGTCGGCAGGACCGCCCTGCTCTCCGCTACCTGCCTGCTGGGCGGCCTCCTCTGCGCGGCCGTCGCCCTGCCCGTGCCGGTGTGGGGGCTCGCCGTGATGCTCGCCGTACTGGGCTTCTGCCTGGGGTTCGGCCAGCCCCTCTCGATGACCACCGTCGTCCAGGCCGCACCCGCGGCGGCCCGTTCCACGGCGCTCGCCCTCCGGCTCACCGGGAACCGGCTCGGCCAGGTCGCGGCCCCGGCCGCGGCCGGACTGATCGCCGGTGTCGCGGGCACGGCGGCGCCGTTCGTCATGCTGGGCGCACTGCTCGTGGGCGCGGCGGGACTCGGACTGCGGGGCGGCGGGACGGACGCGGCTGCCCCGGGCCCCACGTCGTCGGCCCCCGCACCGCGTGCCGGACGCTCCCGGGCCGAGCGGAACCCCGCCTGA
- a CDS encoding aldehyde dehydrogenase family protein, whose product MKAHDGMYIGGEWRPASGQDTIAVVNPADEQVIGHVPAGTAEDVDAAVRAARAAFPGWAATPPAERAERIAALRDVLAARKDEIAETVTAELGSPLPLSQAVHAGVPVLVAGSYAELAASYSFEEKLGSSTVLLEPVGVVGAITPWNYPLHQIVAKVAPALAAGCTVVLKPAEDTPLTAQLFAEATQEAGLPAGVFNLVTGIGAVAGQALAEHEGVDLVSFTGSTAVGRQIGATAGAAVKRVALELGGKSANVILPGADLARAVNVGVANVMSNSGQTCSAWTRMLVDAERYEEAVALAATAVAKYVPGERVGPVVNAKQQARVRGYIEKGVEEGARLVAGGPEAPKDQGYYVSPTVFADVTPDMTIAQEEIFGPVLSILRYEDVDDALRIANDTVYGLAGAVWGADDAEAVAFARRMDTGQVDINGGRFNPLAPFGGYKQSGVGRELGPHGLSEYLQTKSLQF is encoded by the coding sequence ATGAAGGCGCATGACGGGATGTACATCGGCGGGGAGTGGCGGCCCGCCTCGGGCCAGGACACGATCGCGGTCGTGAACCCGGCGGACGAGCAGGTCATCGGCCATGTTCCGGCGGGTACGGCCGAGGACGTCGACGCGGCGGTACGCGCCGCACGTGCCGCCTTCCCCGGCTGGGCGGCCACCCCGCCCGCCGAGCGCGCCGAGAGGATCGCCGCGCTGCGTGACGTACTCGCCGCCCGCAAGGACGAGATCGCCGAGACGGTCACGGCGGAGCTCGGCTCGCCGCTGCCGCTCTCCCAGGCGGTGCACGCCGGCGTTCCGGTGCTGGTCGCCGGTTCCTACGCCGAACTCGCCGCCTCCTACTCCTTCGAGGAGAAGCTCGGCAGTTCGACGGTCCTGCTGGAGCCCGTCGGCGTCGTCGGCGCGATCACACCCTGGAACTACCCGCTCCACCAGATCGTCGCGAAGGTGGCCCCCGCGCTGGCCGCCGGCTGCACCGTCGTCCTGAAGCCCGCGGAGGACACCCCGCTCACCGCGCAGCTCTTCGCCGAGGCCACCCAGGAGGCCGGCCTGCCCGCCGGCGTCTTCAACCTGGTCACCGGCATCGGGGCGGTCGCCGGTCAGGCGCTGGCCGAGCACGAGGGCGTCGACCTGGTCTCGTTCACCGGGTCCACGGCCGTCGGCAGGCAGATCGGCGCCACCGCCGGAGCGGCCGTCAAGCGCGTCGCCCTGGAGCTGGGCGGCAAGTCCGCCAACGTGATCCTGCCGGGCGCCGACCTCGCCAGGGCCGTCAACGTCGGCGTCGCCAACGTGATGTCCAACTCCGGCCAGACCTGCAGCGCGTGGACCCGGATGCTGGTCGACGCCGAGCGGTACGAGGAGGCCGTGGCGCTCGCCGCCACCGCGGTCGCGAAGTACGTGCCGGGGGAGCGGGTCGGCCCGGTCGTCAACGCCAAGCAGCAGGCCCGGGTCCGTGGATACATCGAGAAGGGTGTCGAGGAGGGAGCCCGCCTCGTCGCGGGAGGCCCCGAGGCGCCCAAGGACCAGGGCTACTACGTCAGCCCCACGGTCTTCGCCGACGTCACCCCGGACATGACCATCGCCCAGGAGGAGATCTTCGGCCCGGTCCTCTCCATCCTGAGGTACGAGGACGTGGACGACGCCCTGCGGATCGCCAACGACACCGTGTACGGGCTCGCCGGCGCCGTCTGGGGCGCGGACGACGCGGAGGCCGTCGCCTTCGCCCGCCGCATGGACACCGGGCAGGTCGACATCAACGGCGGCCGCTTCAACCCGCTGGCGCCCTTCGGCGGTTACAAGCAGTCAGGGGTGGGCCGTGAACTCGGCCCGCACGGCCTCTCCGAGTACCTCCAGACCAAGTCCCTCCAGTTCTGA
- a CDS encoding Zn-dependent alcohol dehydrogenase, which yields MVRAAVLPAVGAPLEITDIELPEPGPGQVSVSLAAAGVCHSDLSLSNGTMRLPVPAVLGHEGAGTVLAVGEGVTHVAAGDPVVLNWAPSCGACFHCGIGEVWLCADALKGAANIHARTADGTELHPGLNVAAFAQETVVAANCVLPAPAGIPLDDAALLGCAVLTGYGAVHHSARVREGESVVVFGIGGVGLAVLQAARIAGASKIIAVDVSPEKEELARRAGATDYVVASDTTPRAVRKLTGGQGADVAVECVGRSATIRGAWESTRRGGRATVVGIGGKDQQVTFNALEIFHWGRSLTGCVYGNSDPARDLPVLAEHIRAGRFDLSMMVTERISLDGIPAAFDNMIAGKGGRALVVF from the coding sequence GTGGTCCGCGCCGCTGTACTGCCCGCCGTCGGAGCTCCGCTGGAGATCACCGACATCGAACTCCCGGAGCCCGGCCCCGGCCAGGTGAGCGTCTCTCTCGCCGCCGCCGGTGTCTGCCACTCCGACCTGTCCCTGTCCAACGGCACCATGCGGCTGCCGGTCCCGGCGGTCCTCGGCCACGAGGGCGCCGGCACGGTGCTCGCCGTCGGCGAGGGCGTCACCCATGTCGCCGCCGGTGACCCGGTCGTCCTCAACTGGGCGCCGTCCTGCGGCGCGTGCTTCCACTGCGGGATCGGCGAGGTCTGGCTGTGCGCGGACGCGCTGAAGGGCGCCGCGAACATCCACGCCCGTACGGCCGACGGCACCGAGCTCCACCCGGGCCTCAACGTCGCCGCCTTCGCCCAGGAGACCGTCGTCGCCGCGAACTGCGTGCTGCCCGCCCCGGCCGGCATCCCGCTCGACGACGCGGCACTGCTCGGCTGCGCGGTGCTGACCGGATACGGGGCGGTCCACCACTCCGCGCGGGTGCGTGAGGGCGAGAGCGTCGTCGTGTTCGGTATCGGCGGGGTCGGCCTGGCCGTCCTCCAGGCGGCCCGTATCGCAGGGGCGTCGAAGATCATCGCCGTGGACGTGTCCCCGGAGAAGGAGGAGCTGGCCCGCCGGGCCGGGGCCACCGACTACGTCGTCGCCTCGGACACCACACCGCGCGCCGTACGCAAGCTCACCGGCGGCCAGGGCGCGGACGTCGCCGTGGAGTGCGTCGGCCGGTCCGCCACGATCCGCGGGGCCTGGGAGTCGACCCGCCGTGGCGGCCGCGCCACCGTCGTCGGCATCGGCGGCAAGGACCAGCAGGTGACCTTCAACGCCCTGGAGATCTTCCACTGGGGCCGCTCCCTCACCGGCTGCGTCTACGGGAACAGCGACCCCGCCCGCGACCTGCCGGTGCTCGCCGAGCACATCCGCGCCGGACGGTTCGACCTCTCCATGATGGTCACGGAGCGGATCTCCCTGGACGGCATCCCGGCGGCCTTCGACAACATGATCGCGGGCAAGGGCGGACGCGCGCTGGTCGTGTTCTAG
- a CDS encoding DMT family transporter has translation MTTTPTARPAAPGTGRDWRAPAAACTTVLLWASAFVSIRSAGEAYSPGALALGRLLAGTLTLGVILLVRREGLPARAAWPGIIGSGLLWFGLYMVVLNWGEQQVDAGTAAMIVNVGPILMALLGAKLLGEGLPRRLLTGMGISFAGAVVVGLSMSGHGSSSVLGVVLCLVAALSYAGGVVIQKPALRHGSPLQITTFGCLIGTLACLPFTGVLVSEAADAPVSATLNMIYLGVFPTALAFTTWAYALARTTAGRMGATTYAVPALVVLMSWLLLDEVPALLTVAGGLLCLAGVAVSRTRARKAREEAETATAA, from the coding sequence ATGACGACGACTCCGACAGCGCGCCCCGCCGCGCCGGGCACCGGCCGGGACTGGCGCGCCCCGGCCGCCGCGTGCACCACGGTCCTCCTGTGGGCCTCCGCGTTCGTGTCCATCCGCAGCGCGGGTGAGGCGTACTCACCTGGCGCACTGGCGCTGGGCCGGCTGCTCGCCGGCACCCTGACCCTCGGCGTGATCCTGCTCGTACGCCGTGAGGGGCTGCCCGCGCGGGCCGCGTGGCCGGGCATCATCGGTTCCGGGCTGCTCTGGTTCGGGCTCTACATGGTGGTGCTCAACTGGGGTGAGCAGCAGGTCGACGCGGGCACGGCCGCCATGATCGTGAACGTCGGTCCGATCCTGATGGCGCTGCTGGGCGCGAAGCTGCTCGGTGAGGGGCTGCCGCGCCGCCTGCTGACGGGCATGGGGATCTCGTTCGCGGGCGCCGTCGTCGTCGGTCTCTCCATGTCCGGACACGGGAGCTCATCGGTGCTCGGTGTGGTCCTGTGCCTGGTGGCCGCACTGTCGTACGCGGGCGGGGTGGTCATCCAGAAGCCGGCGCTGCGGCACGGGTCGCCGCTGCAGATCACCACGTTCGGCTGCCTGATCGGTACGCTCGCGTGCCTGCCGTTCACCGGCGTACTGGTCTCCGAGGCGGCCGACGCCCCGGTGTCCGCCACGCTCAACATGATCTACCTGGGGGTGTTCCCGACCGCGCTGGCCTTCACCACCTGGGCCTACGCGCTGGCCCGCACCACGGCGGGGCGGATGGGCGCGACGACGTACGCGGTGCCCGCCCTGGTGGTGCTGATGTCCTGGCTGCTGCTCGACGAGGTGCCCGCGCTGCTCACCGTCGCGGGCGGGCTGCTCTGCCTGGCCGGGGTCGCGGTCTCGCGGACCCGTGCGCGAAAGGCGCGGGAGGAGGCGGAGACCGCCACGGCCGCCTGA
- a CDS encoding TetR/AcrR family transcriptional regulator, which yields MARPRKPLLSRDRIVEAAGALVDAEGLDAVSTRRLAAELGVSGPSLYNHFRNKDEILDAVADSVSAQVDLSMFEEDDPRDWPAALHDWAVSYRAALAAHPHIVPVLAQGPGRRPAGLRVADAVFGAMVRAGWPPAQATYIGALMRYFITGSALGSFARGFVDDETAYDPADYPHLGQAHLLADRRQQVDEGAFETGLRALLDGLAFQYERTAGRTVRAEP from the coding sequence ATGGCCCGACCGCGCAAGCCCCTCCTCAGCAGAGACCGCATCGTCGAGGCGGCCGGCGCCCTCGTCGACGCCGAAGGGCTGGACGCCGTCTCGACCCGTCGCCTCGCCGCCGAGCTCGGCGTCAGCGGCCCCTCGCTCTACAACCACTTCCGCAACAAGGACGAGATCCTCGACGCGGTCGCCGACTCCGTGTCCGCCCAGGTCGACCTGTCGATGTTCGAGGAGGACGACCCGCGCGACTGGCCCGCCGCCCTGCACGACTGGGCCGTCTCCTACCGCGCGGCCCTCGCCGCGCACCCGCACATCGTCCCGGTGCTCGCCCAGGGGCCCGGCCGGCGTCCCGCGGGTCTGCGGGTGGCCGACGCCGTCTTCGGGGCCATGGTCCGGGCCGGCTGGCCGCCCGCCCAGGCCACCTACATCGGCGCGCTGATGCGCTACTTCATCACCGGGTCCGCGCTGGGCTCCTTCGCCCGCGGGTTCGTCGACGACGAGACGGCGTACGACCCGGCCGACTACCCCCACCTCGGCCAGGCCCACCTGCTGGCCGACCGCCGCCAGCAGGTCGACGAAGGCGCCTTCGAGACCGGGCTGCGGGCCCTGCTGGACGGCCTCGCGTTCCAGTACGAGCGGACGGCCGGACGCACGGTCCGGGCGGAGCCGTAG
- a CDS encoding acyl-CoA dehydrogenase family protein: protein MNLELSEEQGAVRQLAEDFVAREITPHVVEWDRAESVDKSIVKKLGALGFLGLTIPEEYGGSGGDHLAYCLVTEELGRGDSSVRGIVSVSLGLVAKTIASWGSEEQKRQWLPDLTAGEAVGCFGLTEPGTGSDAGNLSTKAVRDGDDYVINGSKMFITNGTWADVVLLFARTGDTPGHRGVSAFLVPADAPGLTRRTIHGKLGLRGQATAELVLEDVRVPASTLLGPEGKGFSVAMSALAKGRMSVAAGCVGIAQAALDAALRYAGEREQFGRSIASYQLVQELISDISVDVDAARMLTWRVADLVDRGQDFATAASTAKLFASEAAVRAANNALQVFGGYGYIDEYPVGKLVRDARVMTLYEGTSQIQKLIIGRALTGVSAF, encoded by the coding sequence ATGAACCTGGAGCTGAGCGAGGAGCAGGGCGCCGTACGGCAGCTCGCCGAGGACTTCGTCGCACGGGAGATCACCCCGCATGTCGTCGAATGGGACCGCGCCGAGAGTGTCGACAAGTCGATAGTCAAGAAGCTGGGCGCCCTGGGCTTCCTCGGGCTGACGATCCCGGAGGAGTACGGGGGCTCCGGAGGGGACCACCTCGCCTACTGCCTGGTGACCGAGGAGCTCGGCCGCGGAGACTCCTCGGTGCGCGGCATCGTGTCCGTCTCGCTCGGCCTGGTCGCCAAGACGATCGCCTCCTGGGGCAGCGAGGAGCAGAAGCGGCAGTGGCTGCCGGACCTCACCGCGGGCGAGGCGGTCGGCTGCTTCGGCCTCACCGAGCCGGGCACCGGATCCGACGCGGGGAACCTGAGCACGAAGGCCGTGCGTGACGGCGACGACTACGTCATCAACGGCTCCAAGATGTTCATCACCAACGGGACCTGGGCCGACGTCGTCCTGCTCTTCGCCCGCACCGGCGACACCCCCGGACACCGGGGCGTCTCCGCCTTCCTGGTGCCGGCCGACGCGCCCGGCCTGACCCGGCGCACGATCCACGGCAAGCTCGGACTGCGCGGGCAGGCCACGGCCGAACTGGTGCTGGAGGACGTCCGGGTCCCCGCCTCCACTCTCCTGGGCCCCGAGGGCAAGGGCTTCTCCGTCGCCATGTCCGCCCTGGCCAAGGGCCGGATGTCGGTCGCGGCCGGCTGTGTCGGCATCGCCCAGGCCGCCCTGGACGCGGCCCTGCGCTACGCGGGCGAGCGCGAACAGTTCGGCAGGTCCATCGCGAGCTACCAGCTCGTCCAGGAGCTCATCAGCGACATCTCCGTGGACGTCGACGCCGCCCGCATGCTGACCTGGCGTGTCGCCGACCTCGTCGACCGCGGCCAGGACTTCGCCACCGCGGCGTCCACGGCCAAGCTCTTCGCCTCCGAGGCGGCGGTCCGGGCGGCCAACAACGCCCTGCAGGTGTTCGGCGGATACGGCTACATCGACGAGTACCCCGTCGGCAAGCTGGTCAGGGACGCCCGCGTGATGACCCTGTACGAGGGCACCAGCCAGATCCAGAAACTGATCATCGGCCGGGCGCTGACCGGGGTCTCCGCCTTCTGA
- a CDS encoding YiaA/YiaB family inner membrane protein produces the protein MSETTSVKQQSTAAFYGQAVLSFGVAMGAVALGIFFLDADGWVRAFLAIGVLYLVTSCFTLAKVIRDRQEAGQIVSRVDQARLEKILSEHDPFQKL, from the coding sequence ATGAGTGAGACGACATCGGTCAAGCAGCAGAGCACCGCCGCCTTCTACGGGCAGGCCGTCCTCTCCTTCGGGGTGGCGATGGGCGCGGTGGCCCTCGGCATCTTCTTCCTCGACGCCGACGGCTGGGTGCGGGCCTTCCTCGCCATCGGCGTCCTCTACCTCGTCACCTCGTGCTTCACCCTCGCCAAGGTCATCAGGGACCGGCAGGAGGCGGGGCAGATCGTCAGCCGGGTCGACCAGGCCAGGCTGGAGAAGATCCTCTCCGAACACGACCCCTTCCAGAAGCTCTGA
- a CDS encoding TetR/AcrR family transcriptional regulator — protein sequence MSTAEETDGENTPWSEVTPEAARRLLVAAVEAFAERGYHATTTRDIAGRAGMSPAALYIHYKTKEELLHRISRIGHDRALRLLETAADSGGTPSDRLADAVRSFVRWHAERHTTARVVQYELEALGDEHRAEIVALRRKSDAAVRRIISEGVRAGEFDVPDVPGTTLAVLSLCIDVARWFNAQGSRTPEEVGTLYADLVLRMVGAQK from the coding sequence ATGAGCACGGCGGAGGAGACCGACGGCGAGAACACGCCGTGGAGCGAGGTGACACCCGAAGCGGCCCGGCGACTGCTCGTCGCCGCCGTCGAGGCGTTCGCCGAGCGTGGCTACCACGCGACCACCACCCGTGACATCGCCGGCCGGGCCGGGATGAGCCCTGCCGCGCTGTACATCCACTACAAGACGAAGGAAGAGCTGCTCCACCGGATCAGCAGGATCGGCCACGACCGGGCGCTGCGCCTCCTGGAGACCGCGGCCGACAGCGGTGGCACCCCGTCCGACCGGCTCGCCGACGCCGTCCGCTCCTTCGTCCGCTGGCACGCCGAACGTCACACCACGGCCCGCGTGGTCCAGTACGAACTGGAGGCCCTCGGCGACGAGCACCGTGCCGAGATCGTCGCCCTGCGCAGGAAGAGCGACGCCGCGGTGCGCCGGATCATCAGCGAGGGTGTCCGGGCCGGCGAGTTCGACGTCCCCGACGTCCCGGGCACCACGCTCGCCGTGCTGTCCCTGTGCATCGACGTGGCGCGCTGGTTCAACGCGCAGGGCAGCCGGACGCCCGAGGAGGTCGGCACCCTCTACGCGGACCTCGTCCTGCGCATGGTGGGCGCCCAGAAGTGA
- a CDS encoding MaoC family dehydratase, with translation MAEPKIFTSAQELRDGVGQELGHSEWLEIEQKRIDQFAEATGDHQWIHVDPERAAAGPFGTTIAHGYLTLSLLPVLVPQILRVEGAKMGINYGTNKVRFPSTVPVGSRLRATAVLKDVEEAGGGVQVTALVTVEREGGDKPACVAESVSRYYF, from the coding sequence ATGGCAGAGCCGAAGATCTTCACGTCCGCACAGGAGCTGCGGGACGGGGTGGGCCAGGAGCTCGGTCACAGCGAATGGCTGGAGATCGAGCAGAAGAGGATCGACCAGTTCGCCGAGGCCACCGGTGACCACCAGTGGATCCATGTGGACCCGGAGCGCGCCGCGGCAGGGCCGTTCGGCACCACGATCGCGCACGGCTATCTGACGCTGTCGCTGCTGCCGGTGCTCGTCCCGCAGATCCTGCGGGTCGAGGGCGCGAAGATGGGCATCAACTACGGGACCAACAAGGTCCGCTTCCCCTCGACCGTCCCCGTCGGCTCCCGGCTTCGCGCCACGGCCGTGCTCAAGGACGTCGAGGAGGCGGGCGGCGGTGTGCAGGTGACCGCCCTCGTCACGGTCGAGCGCGAGGGCGGCGACAAGCCGGCCTGCGTCGCGGAGTCGGTCTCGCGCTACTACTTCTGA
- the soxR gene encoding redox-sensitive transcriptional activator SoxR, producing the protein MPQIPQSYQELTVGQLSARSGAAVSALHFYESKGLISSTRTSGNQRRYSRDALRRVAFVRAAQRVGIPLATVREALAELPEERTPNHEDWARLSRAWRSELDERIKQLGRLRDHLTDCIGCGCLSLETCVLSNPDDVFGDRLTGSRLMPERGAADRT; encoded by the coding sequence GTGCCGCAGATCCCGCAGTCATACCAAGAACTCACCGTCGGCCAGCTCTCCGCCCGTAGCGGCGCCGCGGTGTCGGCCCTTCACTTCTACGAGTCCAAGGGGCTGATCAGCAGCACCCGCACCAGTGGCAACCAGCGTCGCTACAGCAGGGACGCGCTGCGTCGTGTGGCGTTCGTCAGGGCGGCGCAGCGGGTGGGCATCCCCCTCGCCACCGTCAGGGAGGCGCTGGCGGAGCTGCCGGAGGAGCGCACGCCGAACCACGAGGACTGGGCCCGGCTCTCCCGGGCGTGGCGCTCGGAACTCGACGAGCGCATCAAGCAGCTCGGGCGGCTGCGTGACCATCTCACCGACTGCATCGGCTGCGGGTGCCTGTCCCTGGAGACCTGCGTGCTGTCCAACCCCGACGACGTCTTCGGCGACCGGCTGACCGGGTCGCGGCTGATGCCCGAGCGGGGTGCGGCGGACCGCACCTGA